From a single Lewinella sp. LCG006 genomic region:
- a CDS encoding DUF4956 domain-containing protein, protein MQFLQELQERYIQEFSNNVPLSEFLLNILVASILAGILRLFYIHFGNAISNRRRFANNFLPLALGTLLIIMIVKSSIALSLGLVGALSIVRFRAAIKDPEELVYLFMTIGIGLACGANQPILAGISIVVILAVLWISKRINGEAVGNTGRLFINISTDLDDLEKVSAVLLAHLPYVELKRLDTLEKGLDLSYIARADTPEQLNALQKEIRSLSEHTRLSLLEQPELIV, encoded by the coding sequence ATGCAATTTTTACAAGAGCTTCAGGAACGTTACATCCAGGAATTCAGTAACAATGTTCCTCTCAGTGAATTCCTTCTCAATATCCTGGTTGCCAGTATTCTGGCGGGAATATTGCGGCTGTTTTACATTCATTTTGGGAATGCTATTTCCAACAGGAGGCGTTTTGCCAACAACTTCCTTCCCTTGGCATTGGGTACACTGCTGATCATTATGATCGTAAAATCTTCCATTGCCCTTTCTTTGGGATTGGTGGGGGCGCTTTCCATTGTCCGGTTTCGAGCAGCTATAAAGGACCCCGAAGAGCTTGTTTATCTTTTTATGACCATTGGTATTGGACTCGCTTGTGGTGCCAACCAGCCCATATTAGCGGGTATTTCAATCGTCGTCATTCTGGCAGTCCTTTGGATAAGCAAGCGTATCAACGGCGAAGCAGTTGGAAATACCGGGCGATTGTTCATCAATATCAGTACAGACCTTGATGATCTCGAAAAAGTATCTGCGGTCTTACTCGCACATCTTCCTTACGTAGAACTTAAGCGCCTTGACACCCTGGAAAAGGGCTTGGATTTGTCCTACATCGCCCGGGCAGATACTCCAGAACAACTCAACGCATTGCAAAAGGAAATCCGCAGTTTATCAGAGCATACCCGCCTTTCGCTGCTTGAACAACCAGAACTCATCGTCTGA